GTTTCGATGTCGGTGACGAGGGTGTTGCCATAGAACTCGTGGCCGGCGAGTTCGCTCGCGCGCTCGGCCATCGCCCGCGAGGCGTCGACGGCGTGGGCCTTCCCGTCGGTTGGCAGATAGTACCCGCCGTGGATCACAGTCGAATCGATCTGGGGAACGCGCTCGGCGACCCTCTCCGGCGAGAGGAGTTCGCCGCCCTCCAGGCCGTAGGACTGGCCCCACTCGCGCTTTCGTTTCAGGAACTCCCATCGGTCCTCGGTGTACGCGACCTCGATCCCGCCGGACATCCGGTAGCTGTCGAGATCGGTGTAGAGGTCGCGGGTGTACGCCGCCATCTCGGTCATCATCTTCCCGCCGGCAGTCTGGAACACCAGTCCGGGGGCGTGCGACGTGGAGCCGCCGGTCTCGAACAGCGGTCCACGATCGAGAACGACGACGTCCTCGCGACCCCGTTCGGCGAGATGATACGCCGCCGAGCAGCCGACACAGCCCGCACCCACGACGACGATCCCGGCGCTCTCCGGCAGTGTGCTCTCCGTGCTCATGATGCTATTCGCCGTTCCCGTCGGATTAAACGGCGGGGTGGACTACCACACCCGTTTATACTATCGAACGGACGATCGTGAAATTCGTCGCTGTATCGAGGCTCCCTCTGGCGATTTTCGAGCGTTCATCCATCGAAATACCGCTCCGAGAGGACGCCACGCCGATCGGTTGGGGTCCGGCCGATGGAGCGATCGCACTTAGTGGGCGCAACTACCGATCCCGAACCCTTTTTGCGTGACTCGCCGACCTCGACGCATGACCGAAATCATCGACGGTGAGGCGGTCGCGAGCGAGATCAGGGACGGCGTCGCCGAGTGCGTCGACACCCTCGGCGGCGCGGGCGTCACGCCGGGGCTCGCCACCGTCCTGATGAGCGACGACGACGCCAGCGAGACGTACGTCTCGATGAAACAGCAGGACTGCGAGGAGGTCGGGATCGCAGCCCACGACATCGAGATCGATCCCGACGCGCCCGCCGAAGAGCTGTACGACACCGTCGACGAGCTGAACGCGGACGACGCGATCGACGGCATCCTCGTCCAGATGCCGGTGCCCGACCACGTCGACGACCGCGAGGTCCTTCGGCGGACTCGTCCCGCGAAGGACGTCGACGGGTTCCACCCTGAGAACGTCGGCCGTCTGGTCGCCGGCGACGCCCGATTCAAACCCTGCACGCCTCACGGCATCCAGAAACTCCTCGAAGCCTACGACATCGAGACCGAGGGGGCTGACGCGGTGGTGGTCGGTCGCTCGGACATCGTGGGCAAGCCGATGGCGAACCTCCTGATCCAGAAAGCGCCCTT
This portion of the Halococcus agarilyticus genome encodes:
- a CDS encoding tetrahydrofolate dehydrogenase/cyclohydrolase catalytic domain-containing protein, which translates into the protein MTEIIDGEAVASEIRDGVAECVDTLGGAGVTPGLATVLMSDDDASETYVSMKQQDCEEVGIAAHDIEIDPDAPAEELYDTVDELNADDAIDGILVQMPVPDHVDDREVLRRTRPAKDVDGFHPENVGRLVAGDARFKPCTPHGIQKLLEAYDIETEGADAVVVGRSDIVGKPMANLLIQKAPFGNATTTVCHSRTTDLDAKLGNADIVVAAIGVPEFVDGSLLKEDATVIDVGVNRVETDDGDSELVGDVDFESAQEVAGAITPVPGGVGPMTRAMLLYNTVKAASQQHGVEVELP